In the Thermotoga sp. Ku-13t genome, one interval contains:
- a CDS encoding ABC transporter ATP-binding protein, whose product MELIFERVTKKFSDTVAIKDVSFDVCASCIVVIGGNAAGKSTLLKLIATVLKPDEGKIVINGIDAVKQPGLIRKDLSYVPEEPALVETLTARENLALFSRIKKAECDHGLPQMLQLEIDGRKLVRKLSKGTRRKLSLCMALLGEPKILVLDEPTNGLDEEAKRIFWKKLAELKEKGVALVIATHDVEEVRMLADVVISLDKGQVVDIQHVNSAASHI is encoded by the coding sequence ATGGAGTTGATCTTCGAACGTGTAACGAAGAAGTTTTCAGACACCGTGGCCATCAAAGATGTGAGCTTCGACGTTTGCGCATCCTGTATAGTTGTCATCGGTGGAAATGCTGCGGGTAAATCTACACTGCTCAAGCTGATTGCCACCGTTCTCAAACCTGACGAAGGCAAAATCGTGATAAACGGTATCGACGCTGTGAAGCAACCCGGATTGATAAGAAAAGATCTGTCGTACGTGCCCGAAGAACCTGCCCTTGTGGAGACGTTGACGGCGCGTGAGAACCTTGCGCTGTTCAGTAGGATCAAGAAAGCAGAATGCGATCATGGATTGCCCCAGATGTTGCAGTTGGAAATCGACGGTAGAAAACTCGTCAGGAAATTGTCCAAGGGAACGCGCAGGAAACTTTCTCTCTGCATGGCTCTGCTTGGAGAACCAAAAATCTTGGTGCTGGATGAGCCCACGAATGGACTGGACGAGGAAGCGAAGCGAATTTTCTGGAAAAAGCTTGCCGAATTGAAAGAAAAAGGCGTGGCACTGGTCATCGCCACGCACGATGTTGAAGAGGTACGAATGCTCGCAGATGTTGTGATCAGCCTGGACAAAGGTCAGGTTGTGGACATCCAGCACGTGAATTCAGCTGCCAGCCACATCTAA
- a CDS encoding RNA methyltransferase, whose protein sequence is MNFKILKVTAGHIHFAGELSDIAKLNLTLRSAERVLIKMAEFEAKTFDELFEGTFSADWQDLVHNRASLIVEKVKVRNSKLSATGAIASVIKKAIYEKIESRNEPDGTVYPLYVYLKNDIASVFLDTTGSRALSKRGYRLKTSIAPLRETIAAGLIIVSGWNTQRLLVDPFCGSGTICIEAARMALGILNDGREFAFQSWPIFKGVKMEKTDVKKRENRLVSLGFDRDPSMVSIARENALRAGVIDSVRFSNKAFEVLESFKNVHVVTNPPYGLRIKNVDEDFYSRLARLFDVFEDSTICFLSPAENLERVFGRKASKRVKFQNSGVWTYFYIFESR, encoded by the coding sequence ATGAATTTCAAGATTTTGAAAGTGACCGCGGGTCACATACACTTCGCTGGCGAGCTTTCCGACATCGCGAAGCTCAATCTAACGTTGCGCAGCGCGGAGCGCGTGTTGATAAAAATGGCCGAGTTTGAAGCAAAGACCTTCGACGAACTCTTCGAAGGAACCTTCAGCGCTGACTGGCAGGACCTGGTCCACAATCGAGCCTCGCTGATCGTTGAGAAGGTGAAAGTGCGTAACTCCAAGTTATCAGCGACCGGAGCAATTGCTTCGGTGATCAAGAAGGCCATCTATGAAAAAATTGAATCCAGGAACGAACCGGACGGAACTGTCTATCCTCTGTACGTGTATCTGAAAAACGACATTGCGAGCGTGTTTCTGGACACCACAGGTTCACGCGCACTGAGCAAACGTGGCTACAGGTTGAAAACTTCGATCGCTCCACTGAGAGAGACGATAGCAGCTGGCTTGATCATCGTGAGTGGTTGGAACACCCAGAGACTGCTGGTCGATCCTTTCTGTGGCAGCGGGACGATCTGCATAGAGGCTGCGCGGATGGCACTGGGTATTCTCAACGATGGGAGGGAGTTCGCGTTCCAGAGCTGGCCGATTTTCAAAGGTGTGAAAATGGAAAAGACGGATGTCAAGAAGCGGGAGAATCGACTCGTTTCGCTTGGCTTCGACAGAGATCCGTCGATGGTATCGATCGCCCGCGAGAACGCGCTGAGAGCAGGTGTGATCGATTCTGTCAGGTTCTCAAACAAGGCTTTCGAAGTGCTGGAAAGCTTCAAAAATGTTCATGTGGTGACAAATCCACCGTATGGGCTCAGAATCAAAAACGTTGACGAAGATTTTTACTCACGCCTTGCAAGGTTGTTCGATGTTTTCGAAGATTCGACGATTTGTTTCTTGAGTCCCGCAGAGAATTTAGAACGTGTTTTCGGCCGGAAAGCATCGAAGAGGGTCAAGTTTCAAAACAGCGGTGTGTGGACCTACTTTTACATTTTCGAATCCAGATGA
- a CDS encoding TldD/PmbA family protein: MLEASLVEKVINYGLSKGADFVEIFVEDRFDTRITLIDGRIDSASSERDFGLGLRLFKEDQQVYAYTNDPSEKQLFAMVDRLIEVLETQPAQFKPLNLTNLDVKNSHIIVLHPLEVSKMDKAKIMKLAYEGAKNYSNFISQVVVRYWDYDQKVFIANSEGIMASDRRIKTRLMVTAVASKDGEQESGFYGPGASMGLEFFNFHDPKDIGAEAARIADRMVRAEYAPAGKMPVVIANEFGGVIFHEACGHALEATSVAKSASVFANKLGQKVAADCVTAVDDGTIPNAWGSSNIDDEGTPTQCNVLIENGVLKNYLVDRFHAKKMNMKPNGCGRRESYKFIPTSRMSNTFIMPGKYLPEEIISATDYGLYAKRMGGGSVHPATGEFNFAVMEGYLIEKGRITKPVRGATLIGKGIEVINNIDMVGNDLARGQGMCGSISGSVPADVGQPTIRVKELIVGGRKR; encoded by the coding sequence TTGCTCGAAGCGAGTTTGGTGGAGAAAGTCATCAATTACGGTCTAAGTAAGGGTGCAGATTTCGTCGAGATCTTCGTGGAGGACAGGTTCGACACGAGGATAACTCTGATCGACGGAAGGATCGATTCTGCGAGCAGCGAGAGAGATTTCGGGCTCGGCTTGAGATTGTTCAAGGAAGATCAGCAGGTCTACGCTTACACGAACGATCCTTCGGAGAAACAACTTTTCGCCATGGTGGACAGGTTGATCGAAGTGCTGGAAACACAGCCTGCACAGTTCAAACCGTTGAACCTCACGAACCTGGACGTGAAGAATTCCCACATTATCGTTCTGCACCCTCTGGAAGTTTCGAAAATGGACAAAGCGAAGATCATGAAACTCGCGTATGAAGGAGCGAAGAATTATTCGAACTTCATCTCGCAGGTTGTGGTCCGGTACTGGGATTACGATCAGAAAGTTTTCATCGCGAATTCTGAAGGGATCATGGCGAGCGATAGACGTATCAAGACAAGGCTGATGGTCACCGCAGTCGCATCGAAGGATGGTGAACAGGAATCGGGCTTCTACGGACCTGGTGCTTCCATGGGACTCGAATTCTTCAACTTTCACGACCCGAAAGACATAGGTGCGGAGGCCGCGAGGATAGCAGACAGAATGGTTCGAGCCGAATACGCACCAGCCGGCAAGATGCCCGTGGTGATAGCGAACGAATTCGGAGGCGTCATCTTCCACGAAGCGTGTGGGCATGCCCTGGAGGCGACATCCGTCGCGAAGAGCGCTTCGGTTTTCGCGAACAAACTCGGTCAGAAAGTCGCCGCAGACTGCGTCACGGCCGTGGACGATGGGACGATACCGAACGCGTGGGGTTCGAGCAACATCGACGATGAGGGAACTCCAACCCAGTGCAACGTGTTGATCGAAAACGGTGTGTTGAAAAACTATCTGGTCGACAGGTTCCACGCGAAGAAGATGAACATGAAGCCCAACGGCTGTGGACGCAGGGAAAGTTACAAGTTCATACCGACATCCAGAATGAGCAACACCTTCATAATGCCGGGCAAGTACCTGCCGGAAGAGATCATCTCCGCCACAGATTACGGACTCTACGCCAAACGCATGGGAGGCGGCTCGGTGCATCCTGCCACAGGCGAGTTCAACTTCGCCGTCATGGAAGGTTACCTGATCGAAAAAGGCAGGATCACCAAGCCCGTGCGTGGTGCGACACTGATAGGTAAAGGTATCGAAGTGATAAACAACATAGACATGGTCGGAAACGACCTCGCGAGGGGTCAAGGCATGTGCGGTTCCATATCCGGTTCCGTACCTGCAGATGTTGGACAACCTACGATCCGCGTGAAAGAGCTGATCGTTGGGGGGCGAAAGAGATGA
- a CDS encoding TldD/PmbA family protein — MREKQFAETVFSLAKKKGFDDCEVLIFSQKEFEVVVSKGKIENYTDASSRRVTLKAVKNKKSCFATTEILDETSAKFLVESAYENFMITDTLDEDDVWHERPEREPFSYNDPFERMSVREKIELAKRMEEKSLSYDKRIQNVIMSGYGHQNSEILLFNTKGLELEESFGYGAAFVYLVASDGKKPKRGFRARYGSQPNEIDVDGIAEEAASEAVSQLGAQNVKSGKYRILLRRDVFAQLFFAFSSIFSAEAVQKGLSPLKGKLSQRIGTEVLNLMEDPFFEKLPLKRSFDNEGVATSRKTFIDRGVLTTFFHSIKSARKDNVRPTGNVFNQRCVPLNVVLPAGSLDYEGLVKHLKEGLIVIALDGLHSGVRPVSGEFSLGANGYRVVGGEIVEPVEQFTISGNFLELLQRIELVGADCDVVSVNWYGPSVIVSELDVAGS; from the coding sequence ATGAGAGAAAAACAGTTCGCCGAAACTGTTTTTTCACTAGCAAAGAAGAAGGGATTCGACGATTGTGAAGTGCTCATCTTCAGCCAGAAAGAATTCGAGGTCGTTGTCAGCAAGGGAAAGATCGAGAACTACACAGACGCTTCTTCGAGAAGGGTTACGTTGAAAGCCGTGAAGAACAAGAAATCCTGCTTCGCGACCACAGAGATCCTGGATGAAACTTCCGCAAAATTCCTCGTCGAGAGCGCCTACGAGAATTTCATGATCACGGACACCCTCGATGAGGACGATGTCTGGCACGAGCGTCCGGAACGCGAACCTTTCAGCTACAATGATCCTTTCGAACGAATGTCGGTCAGGGAGAAGATAGAACTGGCGAAAAGAATGGAGGAAAAATCACTATCGTACGACAAAAGGATTCAGAACGTTATCATGAGCGGCTATGGGCATCAGAACTCTGAAATCCTTCTGTTCAACACGAAGGGTCTGGAGCTGGAAGAAAGCTTCGGTTACGGTGCAGCCTTCGTCTATCTGGTGGCCTCCGATGGAAAAAAACCCAAGAGGGGCTTTCGCGCCAGATACGGTTCGCAGCCGAACGAGATCGATGTCGATGGGATCGCGGAGGAAGCAGCTTCTGAAGCTGTTTCCCAGCTCGGAGCCCAGAATGTGAAGAGCGGGAAGTACAGAATTTTGTTACGTCGAGACGTCTTCGCGCAGCTTTTCTTCGCGTTCTCATCCATCTTCTCCGCCGAAGCCGTGCAGAAAGGTCTTTCCCCACTGAAGGGAAAACTGAGCCAGAGAATCGGCACAGAAGTGTTGAATTTGATGGAAGATCCGTTTTTCGAAAAGCTTCCGCTGAAACGTTCTTTCGACAACGAAGGTGTGGCAACGTCGAGGAAGACGTTCATCGATCGCGGTGTACTCACCACGTTCTTTCATTCCATAAAGTCGGCCAGGAAGGACAACGTCAGGCCCACCGGAAACGTGTTCAATCAAAGGTGTGTGCCTCTGAACGTGGTTTTGCCCGCGGGTTCTCTCGATTACGAAGGTCTGGTCAAGCATCTGAAGGAGGGTTTGATAGTCATCGCGCTCGACGGACTTCACTCGGGTGTCAGACCGGTATCCGGGGAATTTTCTCTGGGCGCCAACGGTTACAGGGTGGTGGGCGGTGAGATCGTTGAGCCCGTCGAACAGTTCACAATTTCTGGCAATTTCCTCGAACTGCTCCAGAGAATCGAACTGGTGGGCGCTGACTGCGACGTAGTCTCCGTCAACTGGTACGGACCATCTGTGATCGTGTCGGAGTTAGATGTGGCTGGCAGCTGA
- the dnaN gene encoding DNA polymerase III subunit beta — protein sequence MARIAVDTQELVNKISVVSKVVPSKAIKPILGCVLFDLNEDGVYLLASDLETGVKARLNCEYEGFGRFAVDGKVLYEVVKTLPSDVGANLEITPTSLSIECGRSKFKLSVVDPSDFPEVSLSESSVSFEIDASVLHSMLDRVIFCAATDEFMRNLNGVYWELGNGFLRLVASDGFRLALAEEKLDIQTEEGLGFLLSLKSMKELVNVAQSCEGKSLRVEYDGKRIGILTTDVETLMRIVEVEFPDYKRVLPKAFKTKVVASTNDLVEALRRTMVIAKRGSESIRVEVMENTLVLSSRSPDFGEVSEELEVKKEGEDVIAAFNPKFLIEALRRIETEEVELNFIDSTSPLQINPLEVEGYLYVVMPIRIV from the coding sequence GTGGCGAGGATAGCTGTAGACACGCAGGAACTGGTGAACAAGATATCTGTGGTTTCCAAGGTGGTTCCTTCCAAGGCGATAAAACCGATCCTCGGTTGTGTCCTGTTCGATCTGAACGAGGACGGGGTATACCTTCTGGCTTCGGATCTTGAGACAGGCGTCAAGGCGAGACTGAACTGCGAGTACGAGGGATTCGGAAGGTTCGCTGTGGATGGGAAAGTTCTCTACGAGGTCGTGAAAACGTTGCCGTCGGATGTTGGAGCCAACCTTGAGATCACTCCCACAAGTTTGTCCATTGAGTGTGGCAGGAGCAAGTTCAAGCTGTCTGTTGTGGACCCGAGCGATTTTCCAGAAGTGTCCCTATCCGAGTCCAGTGTGAGCTTTGAAATCGATGCGAGCGTTCTTCATAGCATGCTCGATAGGGTCATCTTTTGTGCTGCCACCGACGAATTCATGAGAAACCTCAACGGGGTTTACTGGGAACTCGGCAACGGTTTTCTCAGACTGGTGGCGTCGGACGGTTTCAGGCTCGCCCTGGCGGAAGAAAAACTTGACATACAGACTGAGGAAGGCTTAGGTTTCCTGTTGTCCCTCAAGAGTATGAAGGAGCTCGTGAACGTTGCACAGAGTTGCGAGGGGAAGAGCCTGAGGGTCGAATACGATGGAAAGAGGATCGGCATCCTGACGACGGACGTGGAAACTTTGATGAGGATCGTCGAAGTGGAGTTCCCCGACTACAAGAGGGTCTTACCGAAGGCGTTCAAGACCAAGGTCGTGGCATCGACCAACGACCTTGTGGAAGCTCTCAGAAGAACGATGGTAATAGCCAAACGCGGCAGCGAATCCATAAGGGTTGAAGTGATGGAGAACACACTCGTTTTGAGCAGCAGAAGTCCGGACTTTGGCGAAGTGAGTGAGGAATTAGAGGTGAAGAAGGAAGGCGAAGACGTGATCGCGGCTTTCAATCCGAAGTTCCTCATCGAAGCGTTGAGGCGTATAGAAACAGAGGAAGTCGAGTTGAACTTCATAGACAGCACCAGCCCTCTGCAGATCAACCCGCTCGAGGTTGAAGGATATCTGTACGTCGTGATGCCGATAAGGATCGTGTGA